The Magnetococcales bacterium genomic sequence TGCAGGTTTTGTTGCCTTGTTTTCTTTCTTTTTCTTGAACTCTTTTTTGTCAAAATGGATCGAGCGTTGCGCAGGATCCGGACGTGCCCGATAGAGAATGGCCGTATGTCCGATCAGGCCAACCGCTTCACAGGCGACCCCTTGTTCGAGTTGGAGCGTCAAGGTGCGTCGTTCTTCCTTGAAATCATTGAATCGTACCTTGATCAACTCGTGGGCCGTCAAGGCTTGATCCACTTGTTCCAGCAATGCCGCCGACAAGCCACCGTGTCCGACCAGTACCACGGGCCGCAGGGAATGGGCCAATCCTCGCAAATATTTCCTTTGCCAACCCAGCAAACCCACCACATCCGCCTCGGCCACGGTACGCTCCCTTCGTCTTTTTTTATTAAAAAAAACCATTTTTCGACCATATGTTACGACAAACCCGCATGATTTTCATAGAGGCTGTCTGAATTCTCAAATAAAAAATTTGTATCTGTTCAGCCATCTGGCCTTGATCATCGTTTCGGCCATTCTGTAAATGGGGTCCAGGGGGCTGGCTCCCTGGCAGGTCCAGGACAGAGTCCTGGCGGGGTTTGGGGCGGAGCCCCAACAAAGTCTTTCATGTCGATTCCTTTTTTGAAAGGTTTCTGAGTTTTTATAAAAATTTGACCATTTTGAGTATTTTGACCAATGGCCAAGGGGGAGGTCCTTCCAGGAAGATGGATTCGTGGGGGGTCTCTACCATCAGGGAGTAGATTCCGGTCGGATCGATTGTTACTTCCGGGGGATCGGACCAGTTCGGGACATGGAACGAATCCGAGGAGTCGGACCAGTCTGGGGCATGGGATGGACCCGGGGATTCGGCCCGGTCCGGAGAGAGGGGCGGACTCAGGGAGTTGCTCCATGACAAGCCATACTCCTGGAGATTTTGGGACAATTTTTCGGAGAGTGGTGCGCTGGAAGGTCCGTACAGATTGACCAGGAAACCACGACGTTCCGGATGTCGCAACCAGGCGATGAATTTATCCGCATCGCTGTACAAGGCATCGAGCAGGATCACACCCCGCAACCGTGCGTCCCGTTCAAGCGTGTCGGCAAACCCCCGCTCCAGGGTGTAGGCCAGGGCACGATACCCGCCGCTGAAGGCGGCCAGGATCACCGGTGCCCGTGCAAACTGTCCGGCAAACTCTTCATCCATCTCTTCCGCCAACACCCGGGAAACATCTCCAAGCAGGTTGGCCAACCCCTGGGGACGGTAGAGCTTGCCGGGGCTGGAATCGATGGCATCACGCACCATCTGAGGGGCCACCAGCACCAGATTGTGGTCGGTGGCATTGACCTGTTGCAACAGGGCCATCTCCCTGACCAGGGTGCGGTCAAGCTCTGTCAGGTGTCCATGAAAAAAGACCAGAATGGCGAAAGGGGCATCCGGTTTGAAAGCCGGTGGCAGGTGAACCAGGACCCGGTTGTCCTGATAGTAGGGAAATTCCGGATAGAAAATGGTGTCATTCACCGTGTGCAGGCGCTGACCATTGTCTGGATCGGTACGGTCGAAAAAGGGCTGGTCGGTATCTCCCACCAGGCCATCATAAGGGAACGGGGCGTGCGGCAGCCGGGCCATGAGCGTCAGATGGCAGGAGGTTGTCATCCGGCAAAGCACCTGGGCATGGATATCCGACTCATCCGACAAAGCCACGCCTCCCTGGAACAACCCCACTGTCAGGCATGCGACCTGCACGAGTCTGCGGGGGTGGAAGAGGTGTAGAGTAAGGCAAAAAAACAAGGCCAGGCAAGCAGATAGAGAGCGCCTGCCAGATACAGATTGACGGAAAGTCCCACGTTGACGGCTATGATGGGAACCATGACCGCCCCCATGACGGAAAACATGCCGTTGATGCCCCATGCCCACAGGAAAAAAGCCTCCTTACCCAGCCTGGCCAGCCAGGTCATGCCGGTCGCAAAGGGAAACCCCATGAGAAAGGCCGGCGGGAACAAGAGCAGGATGCAGGCCAGGATGCGCCAGGAAAGAGCGCCAATGACCGGCAACCAGGTGTCCAGGGCCACGCCATAAAGTCCCAGAATTCCCGCAATGGCCAGAAAAATGCGTGGCATGACCGTCGGTGCCCGTTCCACAAAGCGCCCGGAAGCCAGAGAACCCAGACCGGTACTGATCAGCATGCCAGTGATCAACACGCTGGACGAGATGACCTGATTTCCCAGGGCGCTGATGAATTTGCCGATCAGGGCAACCTCCACCAGAATATACCCCAACCCCAGGGCGGCAAAATAGCCCAATATGCCGATCTTGCCGGGCTGCGGGGCAAAAATGGTTCGCCAACCGAAAATCATGGGCAGGGAAAGCAGGAGTATTCCGGCCAGTAACGACTGCCCCAGGGTGAGCCACAACAGCAGGTAGCCCCATTCGTCGGAGATGGTTTCCATGCGGCTGAGGAAAGCCGGCAGGTCACCGAGGCGCACAAAACCCGCAAAATAGGGACGGTCATCCGTCAGGGGGGTCACGTCGAAGGGATAGGCGTTGATCTCTTCCGGCTTTTCATCGCGCAACATGCGGTTCAGCATGAAACGATACAGGGAGGGGACGGAAATATCCGTCTCTTCGTCAACCGGTGCCGGTTGTTCGATGTTGCTCGATGCCGGTTCCGTGTCGCCACTCCCCAACACCTTTTGGTGGTACCCGGCCAGCAGCGCTGTCGCATCCCCCTGAAACGGTTCCCCGGGACGATAGACCACATCGAAGGCCATCTTTTGGGCATGCGCGTCCAGTCTGGTCAGCTCCTCCGGTGTGAATCCGCCCTTTTTGTACAGGACGGTGGTCGTGGAAAGAAACACCTGCACCACGTAAAAGGAGTCGGCGGAGCGTTTTCCGGCGGTGGCACGTCCCGCTTCTGCCAGGGTGTTGAACAGTCGCAGGGTGGATTTGGGGGGATCCTCCTTGTTCCAGACCGTGACGGCCAGCACCCCGCCGGGTTCCAGGGCGTTCATGTAGGCGATCATGGTTTCACGGGTATAGAGATATTTTTCGGTGACCGTGAAACCGCCGGGGCTGGAAAGACCGGTGGAGTCCGCCAGGCTGAGATCGATCACCTGGAAACGATGGTCATGGATGTTGTTGCGGATGAACAGATGGCCATCCATGGGCACCAGGGTCAGGCGGGAATCCGCCAGAAAATCGCCCGTGAAGTTCCGGATGGCCTCGCTGGAGAAGGCTTTTTTGATCATGGGGTTGCCTTCTGCCACGGTGACATGTTCGGCACCGTTTTCCAGGGCCACCCGCGTGGAGATGCCGCCGCCGAACTGCACCACGAACACGTTGTCCGGCTGTGGATGCAGCAGGTAGGGCATGAACATGGGCAGGAAGCGGTAATAGTCATGCTGCCTGGGTGGAATGGCCTTCATGATGCCAACCGGGCCATC encodes the following:
- a CDS encoding YhbY family RNA-binding protein, yielding MGLLGWQRKYLRGLAHSLRPVVLVGHGGLSAALLEQVDQALTAHELIKVRFNDFKEERRTLTLQLEQGVACEAVGLIGHTAILYRARPDPAQRSIHFDKKEFKKKKENKATKPATRLPEYDESSSPDPLSRKQAALPSERAEIPESEIAGRTPEKSWQSRSPRSDSTGRAPEKSWQS